A single window of Pyrus communis chromosome 10, drPyrComm1.1, whole genome shotgun sequence DNA harbors:
- the LOC137747977 gene encoding E3 ubiquitin-protein ligase SDIR1-like — translation MESESDRQVVGYHCEVRHLEVFEPDNELPRTQFLLAIKAIIFSSQPAALHSEDEDDGEHYEGTYSEELELELDFLMDEDRSRAALAEALVSFLHVPPQICDSVVEKIVQESLDAETDSRPYSDDMFVQMAAFITVVVDDEFEGLETDDPKFVPASKSSIEKLKKARVEVSATCSVCMEEMEVGSQAIHMPCSHLYHKDCIVEWLDKSRVCPLCRFAMPSK, via the coding sequence ATGGAAAGTGAAAGTGATCGGCAAGTGGTGGGATACCATTGCGAAGTGAGGCACTTGGAGGTTTTTGAACCTGACAACGAGCTGCCGCGCACACAGTTCTTGCTGGCTATCAAGGCCATAATATTTTCAAGCCAGCCTGCAGCCTTGCACTCCGAGGACGAGGATGACGGTGAACACTACGAAGGAACCTACTCCGAGGAACTTGAACTCGAACTCGATTTCTTGATGGATGAAGACAGGTCAAGGGCTGCCCTAGCTGAAGCTCTAGTTTCTTTCCTGCATGTCCCTCCTCAGATTTGCGACTCCGTGGTGGAAAAAATAGTACAAGAATCCCTAGACGCTGAAACTGATTCTAGACCTTACAGTGATGACATGTTTGTTCAAATGGCAGCGTTCATCActgttgttgttgatgatgaATTTGAGGGCTTGGAGACGGATGACCCTAAATTTGTGCCTGCAAGTAAGTCATCGATCGAGAAGCTAAAGAAGGCGAGAGTGGAAGTATCTGCAACGTGTTCGGTTTGCATGGAGGAGATGGAGGTTGGTTCGCAAGCAATTCACATGCCATGCTCGCATCTTTACCATAAGGATTGCATTGTTGAGTGGTTGGACAAAAGCAGGGTTTGCCCACTGTGCCGCTTCGCCATGCCTTcgaaataa